Proteins encoded together in one uncultured Fibrobacter sp. window:
- a CDS encoding pyridoxal phosphate-dependent aminotransferase yields MRRRLLSEGAKELSYEIREIVKKANQLKALGLPIHWENIGDPIEKKCQIPDWIKDIVVDLAKTNRSYGYCPSKGMLETREFLVKENNKLGGAQINVDDILFFNGLGDAIATIYGLLSMTTRIIGPAPAYSTHSSAEAAHAHTAPITYRLQPENHWYPDLEELENKVKYNPSIAGILILNPDNPTGMVYPLEILQKIVDIAKRYNLFIICDEIYNKITYNGAHAYALAEYIGDVPGIALKGISKEYPWPGARCGWAEYYNRDKDEQFDAFCRALDNAKMVEVCSTTLPQMTIPRVLGDKRFKEHRDALNEKIGRRSAIINEILSDIPELYFNPTYGAFYNTIIFREGTLNNHQSLKIDNPIIKKKVEEWCSKTTNLDYRFVYYLLGAKGICVVPSTSFCTDLKGFRVTLLEEDEDELRSVFTTIHDAIIEYLHS; encoded by the coding sequence ATGCGCAGAAGACTATTGAGCGAAGGTGCCAAGGAACTCTCTTACGAAATCCGCGAGATCGTGAAGAAGGCAAACCAGCTCAAGGCACTCGGCCTCCCCATTCACTGGGAAAATATTGGTGACCCCATCGAAAAGAAATGTCAGATTCCTGACTGGATTAAGGATATTGTTGTAGACCTGGCTAAAACAAACCGCAGCTATGGTTACTGTCCGTCCAAGGGTATGCTCGAGACCCGTGAATTCCTGGTGAAGGAAAACAACAAGCTCGGCGGCGCCCAGATTAACGTGGACGACATCCTGTTCTTTAACGGCCTTGGCGACGCAATTGCAACGATTTACGGTCTTCTTTCGATGACGACCCGCATTATCGGACCGGCCCCGGCCTACTCCACTCACAGTTCTGCCGAAGCGGCACACGCCCACACGGCCCCCATCACCTACCGCTTGCAGCCGGAAAACCACTGGTACCCGGACCTCGAAGAACTCGAGAACAAGGTGAAGTACAACCCGAGCATCGCGGGCATCCTCATCTTGAACCCGGACAACCCAACCGGCATGGTCTATCCGCTTGAAATACTCCAGAAAATCGTGGATATCGCCAAGCGCTACAACCTGTTTATCATTTGCGACGAAATCTATAACAAGATTACGTACAATGGCGCCCACGCTTACGCACTCGCCGAATACATCGGCGATGTCCCGGGTATCGCTCTCAAGGGCATTTCCAAGGAATACCCGTGGCCGGGCGCTCGTTGCGGATGGGCCGAATACTACAACCGCGACAAGGACGAACAGTTCGACGCCTTCTGCCGCGCTTTGGACAACGCCAAGATGGTGGAAGTCTGCTCGACCACGCTCCCGCAGATGACGATTCCGCGCGTGCTTGGTGACAAGCGCTTCAAGGAACACCGTGATGCATTGAACGAAAAGATTGGCCGCCGTAGCGCAATCATCAATGAAATCCTTTCCGACATTCCGGAACTGTATTTCAACCCGACCTACGGTGCATTCTACAATACAATTATCTTCCGCGAAGGTACGCTCAACAACCATCAGAGCTTAAAGATCGACAATCCGATTATCAAGAAGAAAGTCGAAGAATGGTGCAGCAAGACCACGAATCTGGACTACCGTTTCGTGTACTACCTGCTTGGCGCTAAGGGAATTTGTGTGGTGCCGAGTACCAGTTTCTGCACGGACTTGAAGGGATTCCGCGTAACGCTTCTGGAAGAAGATGAAGACGAACTGCGCAGCGTATTCACGACCATCCACGATGCAATCATAGAATACCTGCATAGCTAG
- a CDS encoding type I restriction enzyme HsdR N-terminal domain-containing protein yields MTHGMIYDPIRGKDVPDTPEERVRQATIKFLIDEVKVPQNLIAVEFALSTVEPKTDDRVDLLVQDFKASGDLKHPWLLVECKAPGEYTWQALQVQLNKYLQILTPKYVMLSLGDAVRYFALDAVTKRFMKIEKLPEFK; encoded by the coding sequence ATGACACACGGCATGATATATGACCCGATTCGCGGGAAAGATGTTCCCGATACGCCCGAAGAACGGGTGCGTCAGGCGACTATCAAATTCCTGATCGATGAAGTCAAGGTGCCTCAGAACTTGATTGCGGTGGAGTTTGCGCTTTCGACGGTGGAGCCTAAAACTGATGACCGAGTGGATTTGCTGGTGCAAGATTTCAAGGCGTCTGGTGACTTAAAACACCCGTGGCTCTTGGTGGAATGCAAGGCTCCCGGCGAGTATACATGGCAAGCTTTACAGGTGCAGTTGAATAAGTACTTGCAAATTCTTACTCCCAAGTACGTAATGCTTTCTTTGGGCGATGCCGTGCGCTACTTTGCGCTGGATGCTGTAACCAAGCGCTTCATGAAAATTGAGAAATTGCCGGAATTTAAATAA
- the xseA gene encoding exodeoxyribonuclease VII large subunit — translation METENKSYSVTQYMKALKQKVESTPAVWVRGVITQINEKSKVVYLSIADFEEGNVNPLATVPLYCFAAKFAAIRAKIENYPQPFELKEQLKVSFLIKADLYVPYGKLQAQILDIDPVYTLGELALTKSAILKRLALEGLLEKNKALTLADVPIRVGLITGEGTAAYKDFTTKLAESPFAFKVKTVYAKMQGSETESTVLAALEELAKDSELDVVCIIRGGGSKTDLNFFDSEALCRAVANFPLPVFTGIGHEIDRSLLDEVAYQSCITPTDTAKRLLDRVADSWNKMLSTAQEIAGQTKEVLHDYKQELSNTGNRLQQKVNALIQKEALKLSLYRSNMQKDLQFIFRGERERIARDSEGLHQGSRKILDLEKSRFNLVELRVKNADPETTLSKGYTLTLDANGKFVRNKSQLKPGDTLTTRFKDGSVQSVVK, via the coding sequence ATGGAAACCGAAAACAAGTCCTACTCCGTTACGCAATACATGAAAGCCTTGAAGCAGAAGGTAGAATCAACCCCTGCCGTATGGGTGCGTGGCGTGATTACCCAGATTAACGAAAAATCGAAAGTCGTTTACCTGAGTATTGCGGACTTTGAAGAAGGGAACGTGAATCCGCTCGCGACTGTACCGCTTTACTGTTTTGCGGCCAAATTCGCAGCCATCCGCGCTAAAATAGAGAATTACCCGCAACCTTTTGAACTTAAGGAGCAGCTCAAGGTCAGTTTTTTGATTAAGGCAGACCTTTACGTGCCTTACGGCAAACTGCAGGCGCAAATTCTAGACATAGACCCCGTTTACACGCTCGGCGAACTGGCGCTTACCAAAAGTGCCATTTTAAAGAGGCTCGCGCTTGAAGGCTTACTTGAGAAGAACAAGGCTTTGACGCTTGCCGATGTTCCCATTCGCGTGGGCCTGATTACCGGCGAAGGCACCGCCGCCTACAAGGATTTTACCACAAAACTCGCAGAATCCCCGTTCGCCTTCAAGGTGAAAACGGTGTATGCCAAAATGCAGGGATCCGAAACCGAATCTACAGTTCTTGCTGCACTCGAAGAACTCGCCAAAGATTCGGAGCTTGACGTAGTTTGCATTATCCGCGGTGGCGGAAGCAAGACGGATTTAAACTTTTTCGATAGCGAAGCATTGTGTCGCGCTGTCGCAAACTTTCCGCTGCCCGTATTCACCGGAATCGGGCACGAGATTGACCGCAGTTTGCTAGATGAAGTCGCGTACCAGTCCTGCATTACGCCGACCGATACCGCCAAGCGCTTGCTTGACCGCGTTGCGGACAGTTGGAACAAGATGCTTTCGACAGCGCAAGAAATCGCCGGGCAAACTAAAGAAGTCCTTCACGACTACAAGCAAGAACTTTCTAATACAGGCAACCGCTTGCAGCAAAAGGTGAATGCCCTGATTCAGAAAGAAGCCCTCAAACTTTCGCTCTACAGAAGCAACATGCAAAAGGATTTGCAGTTCATTTTTAGAGGCGAGCGCGAGCGCATTGCCCGCGACAGCGAAGGTTTGCATCAAGGTTCCCGCAAGATTCTGGATCTTGAAAAATCAAGATTCAACCTGGTGGAGCTGCGTGTCAAGAATGCCGACCCCGAAACGACACTTTCAAAAGGCTACACGCTTACGCTTGATGCCAACGGAAAGTTTGTTCGTAACAAGAGCCAGCTCAAGCCCGGCGACACGCTTACGACTCGATTTAAGGACGGAAGCGTACAATCAGTCGTAAAGTAG
- a CDS encoding type II toxin-antitoxin system Phd/YefM family antitoxin, protein MSKVVSAMEVRQNFGSMLNQVSLKDEEIVIERAGKPLARLVNVNAPTAGLLDFRDIGKLPNQIWED, encoded by the coding sequence ATGTCTAAAGTTGTTTCAGCCATGGAAGTCCGCCAAAATTTTGGCTCGATGTTGAACCAGGTTTCTCTCAAGGACGAAGAAATTGTCATAGAACGCGCAGGAAAACCCCTGGCGCGTCTGGTAAACGTGAACGCTCCGACGGCAGGGCTTTTAGACTTTCGCGATATCGGTAAACTTCCGAACCAAATCTGGGAAGATTAG